From Penicillium digitatum chromosome 5, complete sequence, one genomic window encodes:
- a CDS encoding Septin, which translates to MAATTAASAQQPTVFPHSHVGFDSITSQIERKLLKRGFQFNVMCVGQTGLGKSTLVNTIFASHLIDSKGRLTPSEPVRSTTEIKTESHIIEENGVRLRLNIVDTPGYGDQVNNDRCWDPIVKYIKDQHSAYLRKELTAQRERYIQDTRVHCCLFFIQPSGHALKPIDIVVLKKLSDVVNVVPVIAKSDSLTLEERQAFKERIKEEFSFHNLKMYPYDNDELDDEERAINAQIKDIIPFSVVGSEKTIVVNGKQVRGRQNRWGVINVEDENHCEFIYLRNFLTRTHLQDLVETTSQIHYETFRSKQLLALKESSAVGGHTGGSRPISPSADRELSRNSQRAAMNGY; encoded by the exons ATGGCCGCTACTACCGCAGCGTCAGCTCAACAGCCCACTGTTTTTCCCCATAGCCATGTCGGTTTTGACAGCATTACCTCGCAAATCGAGCGCAAGCTGTTGAAGCGTGGTttccagttcaatgtcaTGTGTGTCG GTCAAACTGGTCTCGGAAAATCGACTTTGGTCAATACTATCTTCGCATCCCACCTGATTGACTCGAAGGGCCGTCTGACTCCCTCCGAGCCCGTTCGATCCACCACCGAAATCAAGACAGAGTCGCACA TTATTGAGGAGAACGGCGTCCGTCTCCGCTTGAATATTGTCGACACACCTGGTTACGGTGACCAGGTTAACAATGACCGATG CTGGGACCCCATTGTCAAGTATATCAAGGATCAGCACTCGGCATACCTCCGCAAGGAACTTACCGCTCAGCGTGAGCGTTACATCCAAGATACTCGTGTTCACTGCTGCTTGTTCTTCATCCAACCCTCCGGTCATGC TCTCAAGCCCATCGATATCGTTGTTCTGAAGAAACTGTCCGATGTCGTCAACGTTGTTCCCGTTATTGCCAAGTCCGACTCTCTCACCCTCGAAGAGCGTCAGGCGTTCAAGGAGCGCATTAAGGAGGAATTTTCCTTCCACAACCTGAAGATGTACCCTTACGATAATGATGAGCTCGATGATGAGGAGCGTGCTATCAACGCTCAGATCAAG GACATCATTCCTTTCTCGGTTGTCGGCAGTGAGAAGACCATTGTTGTCAATGGCAAGCAGGTTCGCGGCCGCCAGAACCGCTGGGGTGTCATCAACGTCGAGGACGAGAACCACTGTGAATTCATCTACCTGCGCAACTTCCTGACCCGCACCCACCTTCAGGATCTGGTCGAGACTACCAGCCAGATCCACTACGAGACCTTCCGTTCCAAGCAGCTGCTTGCCCTGAAGGAAAGCAGCGCTGTCGGTGGCCACACCGGTGGCAGCCGACCTATCAGCCCCTCCGCGGACCGGGAGCTGAGCCGCAACTCGCAGCGCGCAGCCATGAACGGATACTAA
- a CDS encoding mitochondrial 54S ribosomal protein bL32m, with protein MALRLLPFAPATMSRSLLSESLQFPGLVRFFPITPIATSGFLQPVSIALNIPSLLSDLWDSVLRAVPKKKTSHMKKRHRQMAGKALKDVKSLNKCPGCGQIKRAHLLCPTCVKDIKESWRTLDMA; from the exons ATGGCACTACGCCTCCTCCCTTTTGCTCCGGCAACCATGTCGCGCTCACTTCTTTCTGAGTCTCTCCAATTCCCCGGACTCGTTCGCTTCTTCCCGATCACACCCATCGCGACTAGCGGATTCCTACAACCGGTTTCGATCGCTCTCAATATCCCATCTCTCCTCTCAGATCTTTGGGATTCCGTCCTGCGCGCTGTTCCTAAGAAGAAGACCTCCCACATGAAGAAGCGTCATAGACAAATGGCCGGTAAGGCTCTCAAGGATGTGAAGAGTCTGAATAAATGCCCGGGTTGTGGCCAGATTAAGCGTGCCCACCTTCTATGCCCAACCTGTGTCAAAG ACATCAAGGAATCGTGGAGGACCCTGGATATGGCATGA
- a CDS encoding Guanylate kinase: MASTAYRPIVISGPSGTGKSTLLKRLFAEYPDAFGFSISETTRSPRPGEQDGREYNFVTKDAFLDLVAKNGFIEHAQFGGNYYGTSVQAVKNIAEKKRICILDIEMEGVKQVKRTDLNARFLFLAPPSLEVLEQRLRGRGTETEESLQKRLTQAQNELEYAKQPAAHDKIVVNDDLEKAYSELRDWVVDGGKFGAAQ, translated from the exons ATGGCCTCCACTG CTTACCGCCCTATTGTGATTTCGGGCCCATCGGGGACCGGAAAGTCGACTCTGCTCAAGCGATTGTTCGCCGAGTATCCTGATGCCTTTGGTTTTTCTATCTCAG AAACCACTCGATCCCCGAGACCCGGCGAGCAAGATGGCCGTGAATATAATTTCGTTACAAAAGACGCATTCCTCGACCTAGTGGCCAAGAACGGGTTTATTGAACATG CTCAATTCGGCGGAAACTACTATGGGACGTCAGTCCAGGCCGTCAAGAATATCGCCGAGAAAAAGCGTATTTGTATATTGGACATTGAGATGGAAGGAGTCAAACAAGTGAAGCGGACGGATCTCAATGCG CGTTTCTTGTTCCTTGCACCACCTTCTCTCGAGGTGCTGGAGCAGCGTCTTCGTGGCCGTGGCACTGAAACCGAAGAGTCTCTACAGAAAAGACTCACCCAAGCCCAGAACGAGCTTGAATATGCAAAGCAACCTGCGGCTCATGACAAGATCGTCGTTAATGATGATTTGGAAAAAGCATACTCTGAGCTGCGGGATTGGGTTGTTGACGGTGGTAAGTTCGGTGCTGCGCAATAG